CACGGTTTCGATGGCTGTTTCCATGGTTGGAAAGGGAATCAGCAGGCTGATGGCAATCCGGGGCAGGGGCAAAAGCCGCAGGGTAGCCGCGGTCACAATCCCAAGGGTTCCCTCGGAACCGATGATTAAATCCTTCAAACTATAACCGGAGCTGTCTTTTACAATTTTGCCGCCCATTTTTACGACTTCACCATTGGGAAGCACTACTTCAAGTCCCCGGACAAAATCCCGGGTGACTCCGTATTTCACAGCCCGCATCCCGCCGGCGTTGGTGTTGATATTTCCTCCAATGGTGGCACTTTTTTCTCCGGGATCGGGAGGATAAAAAAGATCATGGGATTCCACGTATTTTGAGATTTCCATCAGCAAAACCCCCGGTTCAACAGTCAGGGTCAGATTGTCTTCATCCAGTTCAAGGATTTTATTCATTCTCACCAGGCTCAGGAGGATACCTCCTTGAACCGGCACCGCCGCTCCGACCAGTCCGGTTCCCTGTCCACGAGGTGTGACGGGAATAGAATTCTTCCAGGCGTATTTCATGATCTCTGCAACTTCTTCCCGGCTTTCCACTTCCACCACCACATCCGGATAACGGTGTATCCCAGCCAGCTCGTCGTGACTGTAATCCTCATGAATTGATTCACCTGTCATCACCCGTTCCGGGTCACAGACCGATTTTAAATATTCAATATCTCTGGCATCTACCGGTTTATATGTGAAACTCATGATGGATCTCCTTTGTGAGCCTGGCCTTCCCGGGCCGGCAGGTTCTTCAATAAAGCGGGAATAACTTCATAGATATCCCCGATAATGGCATAATGGGCAACATCAAAGATGGACGCTTTCGGATCTGTATTGATGGCGATGATATTTTCCGAGTTGTTCATGCCGGCTACAAACTGGACTGATCCGGAAACACCGCATGTGATGATAAGCTTGGGTTTTACCGTTCGTCCGCTAAGGCCGATTTGGGTTCGGGGATCTGTCCAGCCGGCTTCAATCAGGGGCCGGGTTGTGGCCATCATGCCGCCTAACCGGTCTGCCAGTTCACGAATCATGGATAAATCCGCCTCCTTTTTGACCCCTTTACCGGCAACGACAATGACTTCGGCATCTTCAATAGACTGGACTTTCTCTTTTTTCCGTACTTCCAATACCTGGATACGGCTCTCCAGGCGTTGAGATGAAATATCTTCTAAAACAAGCTCTCCCGATGGTTTCTCCGTCCGTTCCGGTGCATTGAATATTTTATATCGGACTGTAGCAAACTGAGGCCGGTGATTCGGTGTATGAATATGAGCCATGATGTTACCGCCAAAGGCAGGCCGTATCTGATCCAGATCGGTGTTGTCCTGGACATCCAGAATGGTACAGTCTGCCGTGAGTCCCGTCCGGAATCTTGCAGCTGTCCGGGGCGCCAAAGACCGTCCCACTGTGGTACCACCCACCAAAACGATGGATGGGCGGACTTTGTTGATGAAATCCTCAAAAACAGCGGTATAAGGCTCAATCCGGAAGTCCTTGAGCTCCGGTTTATCATAAACAAATATTTTATCGGCACCGTAATGCCGGAGTTCCTCCGCCTTGTCTGAAATGTGGTCTCCCATCATCAGGCAGTACACGGGGTGACCGATTTTTGCTGCCATTTCCCTGGCTTTCCCTAAAAGTTCAAACGTGACGGGATGAATCTCTCCCTCTACATGATCTGTGTAAACGGCGATACCCTGCCAGGCTGATTTGTCCACCTGAGGGCGCTCTTCTTCTACGTATTCAAAGACATCCGGATATTTTTTAACACAAATCCTGCACATCTTGCAGGCGGCATTGATACTCAGATACTCGTTAATGTATTCAATGGCATTGAATGGACAGACCTCTACCAGCGCTTTGGGATTTTGGATCTTTTCCTGATGTATGATGATTTTTGCCATGATTACTCCCGGACAAATTTCAGTTCTTTGAGTTTTTCCGCCAACCTTTTTCCCAATTCATCACCGTTTCCGGTCCAAACTTCACTCACGTCTTTTTTAGGTGGAGGAAAGACTTTCAGGACCTGTGTGGGAGATCCATTGAGTCCGTAATGATAGATATCCTGATCTTCCAGATCCTTGAAGGTGATGTGGGGGATTTCCTGGTTGTATGTTTTCAATTTCAGCTTAAAGGATGGGAGCCTGGGTGTATAAATGTCTTTTTCCACCGTGATGAGACACGGGAACAAAACTTCCTGGATTTCAACCGTTTCGGGCATGTCCATTTCAACAGTAATCGCCTTTTCATCCATGGAAAGAATTTTCCGGACATTGGATACATGGGGGATTTGTAAGAATTCGGCAATTTCCGGACCGACCTGGGCCGTATCGCCGTCCGTTGTCATTTTACCACAGAGAAGCAAATCGAAATCCCCCATTTTCCGGATTCCCTGGGAAAGGGTATAGGCCGTAGCAAGCACATCCGCTCCGGCAAATTTCCGGTCTGTCAATAAAGCCCCTTCGTCCACTCCCATCATATAGGCTTCCCGAATGACCTGGGCTGCCTGAGGTGGACCCATACTTAAAACTTTTATTTTCCCTCCCTGTGTTTCCCGGATTTTCAGGGCTGTTTCAATAGCATATAAATCGTATGGATTCATTTTGGAATCAATGCCGTCCCGCTTTAAAACACCGGTCTTTTCATCAACCTCCACCTCTGATGTTCCGGGAACCTGCTTGATGCACACAAGAATATTCAAAGGTCTCTCCTTTCATGCATTCCAGTCATGTTTAAAACCTTAAAATTTAATAAAACAAACCCTCAGCTTCATGGCTTTTCATGAGCTGAGGGATAAAAGGAGGATGGTTTTATGGATTATAAGAGTACCGCCACAACAATGATTCCTGCAAAGGTGATCATCAGGGGAAAGATGGCAATACTGAATTTTTTGGAGGATGGATCCTCAAAAACCTGTACATCAAATTCATGGATAGTGACTTTTTGATGGGCATCGATACATTCAATCCGGAATGTATTCATACCCCGCTCGCTGTTACGGGGCTTCCAGGTGATCAGTCCTGTTTGTTCGTTCAATTCAGCCCACCGGGGCATCTTGACGGCTTTATAACGGACCTTGTCTCCGTTCAGATCCTCAGCAGTGATTTGATAGGAATAATCATAACCTGTCAAAGCCACCAGGATGGGTTTGGATGTAATTTCAGGTGGAATGTTGACAAACACCTTAAAGGATTGACGATCTGTCTGATACCCGTCACTGACTTCGATCTCAACGGGCCAGAACCCTTTTTGGCTGATATCGGGTGACCACATAATGGTTTTGGTGGAAGGATAAAGCTTTACCCCTTTGGGCGCGGAAACCAGGCGGAGTTCCATCTCCTGTTCGGCATTTAAATCCTCAATTTCCACGGGATACTGCCATACATCTCCATGATGGACAATGTTTTCAGGAACGGATACGATGTGTGGCGGGCTGTTCACGTAGACCTGAAACGTAAGGGTATCTGAAACAATGGCATCGGTCGCGCGGACTGTCACGGGATAGGTTCCGAATTGAAAAGATTTTGGTGTCCACCGGATTTCTCCTCCAGCACTGACACTGAGTCCTTCCGGTCCCTCAATCAGGGCAAATTCCACCGTTTTATCCCGCCAGATTTTGTGAAGGGGCAGATATTCCACGGGTTTACCCAAAATACCTGCAAAAATTTCCCGAAGGGATATTTTTCCCGCATATTCGGGATTCACTTCCACAAAAAGATCAGGTCCTCCATGGTATAAGTGCCGGACAGCCGGACGGACGTCCACTGTTTCTGAGTCTTTCTGACTCGACAGCATCACTGGTACCGATTGTCTGCGGAGAAAGGTTTTTATCTGACGATCTATCTGGGAAAATTCATCTTCATGTTCTACCTGGATGCGATACAAATGAGTGGCATTTTTGTCTTCGTATTGCAAAGGATATGTCCAAAGGCTGTCCGTAAAAGCGATGGGTGACGGAGGAGGGATAATCCGGACCGGGTCATTTACGTACAACATCATCCGGATAGAATCAGCGGCGAATCCGTCATGGGCGATGACAGTTAACTGGTGGTAATCGTAATCGTCTTCACCTACACTCCACACAACACGTCCCAGGCTGTCTACATGTGCCGGGGGCGATTGCCTGCCGATGGAAAATCGGATGCGGGCATCGGAATTTTGATCTTCCACCTTGCATGTGTATCCAAACATATCCCCGGGCATGAGAATTTTATCAACAGGCCCGGATACAATCTTCGGCGGACTGTTGACATACAGTTTTAATTGCTGCACATCCGATGACAAATCATCACTGGCAGTCACAACAACCTGATGACTGTCCAGCTGGCTTATATCCGGTACCCATTTGATAAGCCCTTCCGGGGATATTTCCATTCCCTCCGGAGTGTTGCTATCCAGGGCAAACCGGACACTTTTCACCTGACGGACAGTGTAGCGGGGCAGATTTTGTACCGGACGCTCCAGGCATCCTGCCAGAATCTCTCCCAGGGTAATCTTTTCCTTTTCCTCATTTCCTGTCAGGGTTACCAGCAGGTTTTTTCCATAGTAAGTGATGTTTTCAATCACCGGGCGGACATTCACATAACGATCCGGTTCCCCCTCACGTGCCACTGAAAGTGCGTCTCCGGATAAAATTTGCTCCGGTTTTATGGTGACAGGTCTATCAAAAGTAAATTCATACAGGTTGGCTTGATTGCGATCCTGAACGGCTACCGGGTAAACCCAGGGTTTCTGAACCGGTAACACCACAGAGGTGGGGGATGAAACAATTTCTACCGGATCATTGACATAAATCATAAAACGTGCCGAATCAATGGAAAAACCATCTGTTACGCGGACAGTTGCGATGTTTTCATCCAGGTTATCCATCCCGGGAGTCCAGTGTACCTTGCCCTCTTCTGTGATAAATCCCTTTTCAAGACCTTCCAATTCAAATTGAAATTCAGAATTTGAATTATTGTCGCGGAGTTCCACCTGAAAAGAAAAGGTTTTGTTCACCGGGGTTGTTAAAAGCCGTTCCTTGTTTACAATTTTTACCGGATCGTTCACATAGACGGACCAGATGGTGCGGCTGGTATCTTTTTTATCACTGATGGACAGATAGATGGCATGGGAATCCAGTTGTTCCGGCATGATTTTCCAGGTGATGAGACCGGTTCTGAGGTTGTATACAGCCCCTTCAGGAGCAATCCATTCCAGATTCAAAGAGCCGGGATCCAGTTGATCCAGCGCGACGGTTCTTGAAAAGATCTCACCGGGTTCCAGGACGGCATCAAAAGCCATACGACGATTTCGGACCCGGGTCATGATATCTGTATCCTCTGTTTCAGAGGGAATGATTACCAGGGAATCCCCCTGTTCTGTTTTCTGAAGTCCCATATCCTGTGTTGTGGTTTTGCTTGTATCCAAAAGGGATTTCAGCTCTTCCAGCATGTTTTCCCTGTCCGTTGCCACAAAAATTTCTTCATCGGGTGATGCGGTACCCAGGGGACTCAATGTCAACACACGATTCCCAGCATCTGTCCCGGCGGCCAAAATCCGGTTCTGAGCAGGAGCATATGCATAGCCCTCTGTCGGTTCAAAGGGGATATGTTGCGATCTCCGGAATGTATATTGCCCTGATTCACGATCTTTTTTAAACACATGGACCGAATCGCGATAAAAGGTAAGAAGGGAGCGGCCATCTGTATCCACCCGGGTCAGGGGTCCCTTCATTTCCAAAGGTAAAAAGACAAGCCCTTTTTCTGTATCGTTTCTAATCAGGGCTCCCCGGTTCTGTTCGTTGATAAGTAACACATCTTCACGGCTGCCCGGAAAAGGTTTCAGTGTTTCAAACCGAAGAGATTGGGTGGGAAAAGATTTGCCTGCCGTACTTAAACGGGCCTTTTCAATGCTTTTTCCATCCTGAAGGGTCACCAGGGTGAAATCACAGGACTTATCAGAAATATTTTGCATGGTGAATATGATATCCGCCAGAGGTTCCCTATCCCAGTAAACCACAGAAAAATTGAGTTTTCCGGCTTCAGACAGGAAAGTACCCGAGCTGATTTCAGAACCCAGGGACCAGTCCTTATTTTCTATACCTCCGTTTCCTCTTAAAATAAAAATCTTACGGAGTGATCCACGAAATAAAATGGCCAGTTCGGTCTCATCGGCCGTTGTGTAATAACCAGGTGCGATTTTTACCGGTTGGGCCCGTGTAAACCGATCCACCCTGAGGGATACACGGCTTGTGGGTGTGTTGGGGAAAGCATTCCCCGTCCATTCAAACACCCGAAGCCAATCTGCCTCATCCATTCCACGGGGAACCACATCGTTATTCAGCAGAAGACATATTTCAGGACGACCATTTTCGTTCAAATCGGTCACGGCAAAATCACTGAACATTCCCTGCCGGTCATCGGGATATGCCGTACGCCAGATTTCTGTTACCCCGGTTTGCTCGTCCAGACGATAGACTATCAGGGTAGATTTTCCCCTGAACCGGGAAGCCGGAGAGAGTAATACGGCGGTGACAAGTGAATGGTCATCACTCAGGCTTTCGATGATTTCCCATTTGTCCACCTGACTACCGTGGATGGGGATTTCCCATACCGGAGAAGCAACAACACCGCTCACAAGAGCAAGTGTTAGCAAAAGAACCATCAGGGTTTGTTTCATAGGCTTCCACTCAGGTATAGCTTAATGAAGATTGATGTTTAACCGAAATATATTCAACCTTATCAATATAGGTTCACACCCCTTGAAAATCAAGGGAAATCGCAGGCTGTCACAACAATTTATATTGATATATGGCCACCTAACCCGCTAAATTTGATACGTCCATGAATATTTGATTGGAATGATCCGTGAAAACTTTCCGTGATTTCCTGCGAATCCTAATCATTGTGCTTGTCTTTTTCCGGTTTCTGCCTGCCGGGGAGGAGAATGTTTTTGAAGGAGGTATTTCCTATATCCCTTCTGTTTTAAATCTCCGTGGAGATGGTTTTCAGAATTTGCCGGATATGTATCGCGGCGGAAACTCAAGCTGGTCTGGTGAGGATTTGACAGGTATCTGGTTTCTTCATGGGGTGGAAGGGTATCTGCGCTTTGTGGGAAATACCCTCCTGGGTGTGGAAGTATTTGCCGGTGAAAAAAATTTTTCGGGTACGGCACAGGATACCTCACTTTTTGCCGGTGCCGATCTGGCCGGTGTGGCCGCATTTATAGAATGGGGTGTACCTGCAGGGCGGCGTTTTGAAGTGTTGGTGGGGGGAAGCCTCGGACTGAATCGTTTCCGGATTCATTACTCCGCTGTGAAACAGGTTCCCGCCTGGAATGAACTGACAAATGCCCGCATCAGCCCCCTGACGTGTACCACGATGGATTCAGGGTTCCGGGCCTGCCTTAAACCGTATATCTCTTTGAAATACCGTATCATGGATCGTCTGGGTTTTGAAATGTCCACATCCCTGCTGGTCAGCCGCTATCCCCAGTCCGGATGGACCATCAACGGACACATCCCCCTGGGTGACGGTGTGGAAATGTCTGTCTATTCACCGGGTATTCATCTGGGACTTATGTTAGGATTGTAATGATGAAAAAAATACTTTTATTTTCGGTGCTTATTTTTTCCATGTTTCTGCCCCTTTCCGGGTCTGCCGAGTTTTATGAAGAATTCAGGGGAGGTGGTATTGGTTATGCCCCTACACTTATCATTTATGATGCAAAAGAGTTTGGCCTTCCGGGCATGAATATGAGCTACGATTTCTCCGGAAACCGTTATTTTCATGGCCTTCAGGGATGGGGAGATATCAATGACCGGTGGCGGATTGGTGCATCCCTTTTGGCAGGAACAGCGGAAAATTCAGAAGCATCAGGAGGGATGGTCTGCTATGCCGTGTTTTCACAGGTCAGTGGTTTTCTCTTTCTTGAAGGAATTATCCCCTTCTCCTATCATGCCCAGCTTGCCCTGAACCTGTCTGCAGGTGTATCGGCTCTTTCTGCCGAGTATTTCGAATCAAGCCCCACCCGGGACTGGACCACACTCTTTGTGGGCCCCCTCACCTCCACTAAACTTACTGCCCGGAAAATTCCTACCCTCATGCCTCAACTCTCTTTCCTGTACCAGTTTTCCAGGAGATCCGGTGTGAGAATCAACGGAGGACTTCTTTTTATGGCCGTCAGTACAGATCAATGGAAAGTCAACGACAGGGTTACCGTTTCCAACGGGTTTGATGGGGAATTACTAAAGGTTATGGCCCCGGTTTTACAGATGATGATCTATTTCGGTATGTAAACCTTATTTACTTTGGGATTTTTTATGTGAAAACAACCAGGGGAGCAGCTCCGGTTCTTCATACGCCGGTTTCCAGGAACCATGTCCCGCATCGTTGTATTCCGTATACCTGAATGTTGCACCGGCTTTTTCAAGAGCCAGGGCCATCGAGCGGGATAATTCCACCGGGACTACCCCATCATCCGAACTGTGGAAAATCCATACCGGGATATGGGCAATCCGGGGTGCTTTGGATGTGTCACCACCTCCGCAAATGGGGACTCCGGCAGCAAACAGATCCGGCCAGCGTGCCAGCATATCCCAGGTGCCGTAACCCCCCATGGACAGACCGGTCACATATATCCGGTCCGGATCAACAGGAAGGCTTTCTGTTAGTTTCACAACCAGATCGTGGACCATGCTTAAGGGTTTTGAAGGATTATCCGGCATGTGGTGGGTGGAAGAATCCCAGGCTGCTTCGACCCAGCGGTTGCCTTCAGGACACTGGGGAGCCAGGACAAAACAGGGGTAATTTTTGACATTTTCGGGTTTTTGAAACAGGTAGGTTCCGTGAGTCAACTGCCGAAGATTGTCATTTCCCCTTTCTCCGGAGCCGTGGAGAAAAACAACCAGAGGATACAACTCACCCCGCCGGATTTTAACCGGTTCCAGTAAGCAGTACGGCAGTGTATCGGTTCCAGTGGTATATACATGAGGTGTATATTCGGGAATGCCTGGCTCCGGCGGCCGGATAGACGCACATCCTGCCAGACAAAGCATACAGATCAATATAAAGATGGGGCCTTTCACAGTTACCTCCTCATTTTATTTCATGGATTGGATATCCCAGGGAAGGATAATCCGGCCGGGTGTATTCAGTTCCGGATGAATCCGCATCACTGCCAGTCCGGCATAGCGGGAACTTCCTGCAGTTTTTTTCAGCCATGTTTCCCAGGGGGTTTCAAAGGTAGTCCACCGGCTGTTGGAGGCTTCGCGGATGAACATTCCACTCTCATTTTTTATCATGATCAGCATGTGGGCCGAAAAGATATCCTCTTTATTGGCAAACAGCAGCGCCAGGATATCCCCGTTTTGAAAACGGTTTTCCACGGCCTCCAGATCCTTCAGGGGGATATAATCCACCTTGAGGGTCCTGTCCGGTTTAATATAGCGCAGGTCACGAATGCCCTTATCCCGGAAAAAGGCTCTGTGCGAAATGGTTCGGGTCAGAGTTCGGGTGTATTGTCCCCCGACTTTTTTACTTACATTGCTTAAAAGCCAGCGGTTTTCCGGCAACCAGTCTGCCATGGTGTAATGATTTCGTGTCCGCATACCCATGATGCCGTTTTGATAACGGATTTGTTGAAGATTGTTGAAAAAATTGTCCCAACTGTCAGAGATGGATAACGCCAGCACATGTTCGCAATACACCATGCAGTTGGTGGAATCCAGGTTATACAAAGGCTGGTTTTCCAGCAACGCCCATTCACCATCTCCTGTCGCGGTCCAGCTGTAAGGCATTCCCAGAAAAAGACGGGAATAATAGGCGATTCGGTCTGTTATCGTGGCGTCGCCTGAAGCATTCTCCCGAAGCATGGAATCGATCCGGGCATGGGAAAAGGTGGATATGATTGCCGTATTTTCCGGGATTTTTCCGCCCTGAACCGATATAAGGGGAAGGGCCAGCAGGATTAACAGGGTCAGGATCTTTTTTTTATGTAGCATGGTTTCCTCCGGTTTTAAAATGCAAATTAGAATTTTTAACCGGGAAAGTCTATGGAATCCCCGCTGGTAATTCCGATTGAGAAAAATTCTTCTCTTATGACAAATAAAAATTATACATTCAGGCTATGACAGAAAAGAAAACAGAATCAAAAGCCAGCATGAAAGCGGCTGTCTTTCGTCATGCGTATGAACCCCTTACCATAGAAGATATCCCCCTTAAGCCCCTCAAAAGCACCGATGCCCGTATCCGCATTGAAACCTGTTCGGTATGTCATACGGATCTGCAGTTTATTGACAGGGGTTTGGCCACATCCAAGACCCCGCCCCTGATTTTGGGACATGAAATTGCCGGTGTAGTTGAGGAAACGGGAAAAAATGTGACCAGTTTCGGTGTTGGGGACCGCGTGATTGTTCCGGCGACTATCAGTTGTGGTAAATGTCTGGCCTGCAAATCCTGGAATGAAACCCAGTGTGACAACCTGAAAATCTTGGGAAATCATATCGATGGAGGATATGCCGAATACATTGCTGTGGACCAGAATCAGCTGATTCACCTGCCGGATGAATTTCCCTTCGAATTGGGAAGTCTTATCAGCAATGTTTTTGTCGGTGCCTTTCATTTAGTGTATGACCGTGTGAATATCCGGCAGGGTGAAACGGTGGTTATTTTCGGATGTGGTGGTTTTGGTCTTTCCCTGCTTCAGATGGCAAAGCTGAAACAGGCCCAGGTGTTCATGGTGGATATTTTTGATTGGAAGCTGAATATTGCCCGGGATTATGGTGCGGATGGGGTGCTGAATTCCAACAAGTGTAAAGTGTGTGAAGAAGGGGTATGCGACATGATTCGGGGGAAAGCCGACGTAGTGATTGAAACCATCGGAACCCCCAGGACCATGGTTCAGGCTATGAATGTCCTGCATAAGGGCGGACGGCTGGTGCTGAGCGGCTATTCAGACAACACCATTCCCTTTCTGGCGGGACGGATTATC
This window of the Candidatus Neomarinimicrobiota bacterium genome carries:
- a CDS encoding electron transfer flavoprotein subunit beta/FixA family protein; amino-acid sequence: MNILVCIKQVPGTSEVEVDEKTGVLKRDGIDSKMNPYDLYAIETALKIRETQGGKIKVLSMGPPQAAQVIREAYMMGVDEGALLTDRKFAGADVLATAYTLSQGIRKMGDFDLLLCGKMTTDGDTAQVGPEIAEFLQIPHVSNVRKILSMDEKAITVEMDMPETVEIQEVLFPCLITVEKDIYTPRLPSFKLKLKTYNQEIPHITFKDLEDQDIYHYGLNGSPTQVLKVFPPPKKDVSEVWTGNGDELGKRLAEKLKELKFVRE
- a CDS encoding FAD-binding oxidoreductase; protein product: MSFTYKPVDARDIEYLKSVCDPERVMTGESIHEDYSHDELAGIHRYPDVVVEVESREEVAEIMKYAWKNSIPVTPRGQGTGLVGAAVPVQGGILLSLVRMNKILELDEDNLTLTVEPGVLLMEISKYVESHDLFYPPDPGEKSATIGGNINTNAGGMRAVKYGVTRDFVRGLEVVLPNGEVVKMGGKIVKDSSGYSLKDLIIGSEGTLGIVTAATLRLLPLPRIAISLLIPFPTMETAIETVPKIIKSKNIPTAIEYMERRVILNAEDYLGKKFPDATSDAYLLLTFDGNTREEVEKQYEKVAHICLDAGALDVFISDTEERQDSIWSARGAFLEAIKASTTEMDECDVVVPRKNIASFIRYTRQIEKELDIRIASFGHAGDGNLHVYLLKDEMDDETYRKKLTAAFDRLYQKGEELGGHVSGEHGIGYAKREYLKKTAGDTYMQLLRNIKTAFDPKNILNPEKICC
- a CDS encoding zinc-binding dehydrogenase; translated protein: MTEKKTESKASMKAAVFRHAYEPLTIEDIPLKPLKSTDARIRIETCSVCHTDLQFIDRGLATSKTPPLILGHEIAGVVEETGKNVTSFGVGDRVIVPATISCGKCLACKSWNETQCDNLKILGNHIDGGYAEYIAVDQNQLIHLPDEFPFELGSLISNVFVGAFHLVYDRVNIRQGETVVIFGCGGFGLSLLQMAKLKQAQVFMVDIFDWKLNIARDYGADGVLNSNKCKVCEEGVCDMIRGKADVVIETIGTPRTMVQAMNVLHKGGRLVLSGYSDNTIPFLAGRIIMDEMSLIGSVGAPMREIPDVIKLLKDRKIRWQEMVSGHYPLSQINEAFNTLRMGHSIRTMVHPNQQET
- a CDS encoding electron transfer flavoprotein subunit alpha/FixB family protein; translated protein: MAKIIIHQEKIQNPKALVEVCPFNAIEYINEYLSINAACKMCRICVKKYPDVFEYVEEERPQVDKSAWQGIAVYTDHVEGEIHPVTFELLGKAREMAAKIGHPVYCLMMGDHISDKAEELRHYGADKIFVYDKPELKDFRIEPYTAVFEDFINKVRPSIVLVGGTTVGRSLAPRTAARFRTGLTADCTILDVQDNTDLDQIRPAFGGNIMAHIHTPNHRPQFATVRYKIFNAPERTEKPSGELVLEDISSQRLESRIQVLEVRKKEKVQSIEDAEVIVVAGKGVKKEADLSMIRELADRLGGMMATTRPLIEAGWTDPRTQIGLSGRTVKPKLIITCGVSGSVQFVAGMNNSENIIAINTDPKASIFDVAHYAIIGDIYEVIPALLKNLPAREGQAHKGDPS